A window of Spiroplasma syrphidicola EA-1 contains these coding sequences:
- a CDS encoding thymidine phosphorylase, producing MDILNFIEKKKNGQELTKEEIHYLISEYTNGIIPDYQMAAFLMAVYFQSMSAKEIFYLTEAMVNSGETYDLSQIPGFKVDKHSSGGVGDKVSLIYGPLVASFGLKVAKISGRGFGHTGGTIDKLESFPGFKTNFTFDEFVKIIEKTNMSIISQSQEIVPADKKIYQLRDVTGTSDSLPLIASSVMCKKIATGSDGIVLDVKSGSGALLKSNSEARELAQIMIELGLDFNKKVAVIITNMSQPLGHAIGNLIEIFEVLEVLQGRGPQDLIYISCKVAALSLCQGGIFDNLDEAFAACEARLKTPEPLNYFKAFIKEQGGDLAIIENLTTIENLLKVTNRIEIKAKQDGYLEIFNTSELGFLASRLGAGRSEMTDEIDHKAGIYLNKKHGDVVKKDEVIMTLYTNRYPTQAIYEWPDKIYRVVEKAPKEQELIYDIIQ from the coding sequence ATGGATATTTTAAATTTCATTGAAAAAAAGAAAAATGGTCAAGAATTAACAAAAGAAGAAATTCATTACTTAATTTCTGAATATACGAATGGGATTATTCCCGACTATCAAATGGCGGCTTTTTTAATGGCAGTTTATTTTCAGTCAATGTCAGCGAAAGAAATTTTTTATTTAACGGAGGCAATGGTTAATTCAGGAGAAACTTATGATTTATCACAAATTCCTGGTTTTAAAGTTGATAAACACTCTTCTGGGGGTGTTGGTGATAAAGTTTCATTGATTTATGGCCCACTTGTCGCTTCTTTTGGCTTAAAAGTTGCGAAAATTTCTGGTCGTGGTTTTGGTCATACGGGGGGCACAATTGATAAATTAGAAAGTTTCCCAGGCTTTAAAACTAATTTTACTTTCGATGAATTTGTTAAAATTATTGAAAAAACTAATATGTCAATTATTTCCCAATCACAAGAAATTGTCCCAGCGGATAAAAAGATTTATCAATTACGCGATGTAACCGGAACTTCTGATTCATTACCGTTAATTGCTTCAAGTGTAATGTGTAAAAAAATTGCAACGGGAAGTGATGGGATTGTGTTAGATGTTAAAAGTGGTAGTGGGGCGTTATTAAAAAGTAATTCAGAAGCACGTGAATTAGCCCAAATTATGATTGAATTAGGGTTGGACTTTAATAAAAAAGTAGCAGTTATTATAACTAATATGTCACAACCATTAGGGCATGCAATTGGTAATTTAATTGAAATTTTTGAGGTTTTAGAAGTATTACAAGGGCGCGGACCACAAGATTTAATTTATATTAGTTGTAAAGTTGCTGCGTTAAGTCTTTGCCAAGGGGGGATTTTTGATAACCTGGATGAAGCCTTTGCTGCTTGTGAAGCACGCTTAAAAACCCCAGAACCATTAAATTATTTTAAAGCTTTTATTAAAGAACAAGGGGGCGATTTAGCAATTATTGAAAATCTAACCACAATTGAGAATTTATTAAAAGTAACTAATAGAATTGAAATTAAAGCAAAACAAGATGGTTATTTAGAAATCTTTAATACGAGTGAACTTGGGTTCTTAGCATCACGCTTAGGGGCTGGGCGCAGTGAAATGACCGATGAAATTGATCATAAAGCTGGAATTTATTTAAATAAAAAACATGGCGATGTTGTGAAAAAAGATGAAGTTATTATGACATTATATACAAATCGTTACCCAACCCAAGCAATTTATGAATGACCAGATAAAATTTATCGTGTTGTTGAAAAAGCCCCAAAAGAACAAGAACTAATTTATGACATTATTCAATAA
- a CDS encoding segregation and condensation protein A, with protein sequence MERYEVNLEQFTGPLDLLLHLIKGKELDIFTISLAQLTDQFTSYLADVNNLNIEVAAEYLLMASYLVEIKTKLLIPKQEVEIEDNYETDLRNELIARLLEYKKIKEVTKYFKEQHEQGRQYLSKPKTIIKGNKVPDEQLPLSPKINVDKLANTFLKMLERINLQRPLQSNIVISEVSPEDMAVKIVQLMGETSKTWLLEELLSHFEPTLQVFVASFIALLDLARSQKIVIEQSDHLEQIYLTFQK encoded by the coding sequence ATGGAGCGCTATGAAGTTAATTTAGAACAATTTACGGGCCCGTTAGATTTATTATTACATCTAATTAAGGGCAAAGAACTTGATATTTTTACAATTAGTTTAGCGCAATTAACCGACCAATTTACTAGTTATTTAGCCGATGTTAATAACCTTAATATCGAAGTGGCAGCAGAATATTTATTGATGGCCAGTTACTTAGTGGAAATTAAGACGAAATTATTAATCCCAAAACAAGAAGTCGAAATTGAAGATAACTACGAAACTGATTTACGCAATGAATTAATTGCCCGCTTATTAGAATACAAAAAAATTAAAGAAGTGACAAAATACTTTAAAGAACAACATGAACAAGGGCGCCAGTACTTATCAAAACCAAAAACAATTATTAAGGGAAACAAAGTGCCTGATGAACAATTACCATTATCGCCAAAAATTAATGTTGATAAATTAGCTAATACCTTTTTAAAAATGCTGGAACGAATTAATTTACAGCGCCCCTTACAATCAAATATTGTTATTAGCGAAGTATCCCCAGAAGATATGGCGGTTAAAATTGTCCAGTTAATGGGTGAAACATCAAAAACATGATTATTAGAAGAATTATTAAGCCATTTTGAACCAACGTTACAAGTTTTTGTGGCTAGTTTTATTGCTTTACTTGATTTAGCACGAAGTCAAAAAATTGTGATTGAACAATCCGATCACTTAGAACAAATTTATCTTACTTTTCAGAAGTAA
- the tig gene encoding trigger factor, translating into MKFKAEKILAKGIGKWTVTIDGKEWTDYVKKAEQKAANELEIPGFRKGKVPADLIKKHLTEAKILNSAHRLVVNKAYEFAFDQKSDVQPFSSPVPTVKKLSKEEYILELDFDLKPEITINRYTGFDDIKKEKVVAKKEDIDRSIDQLRDRFAIHKPKDSGIEKGDTVIFDFEGFVNNVPFKGGKATDFTLEIGSGQFIPGFEDGMIGFKSGEEQEVNVTFPADYHVEELKGQPAVFKLKIKEVKSKELPELNDDLAKDINLKGIDTLAKLREHVENNIKEQLQKQEYDRFIGLLFREIVKDSNILIPESIIKKEANQLKNEFKQKLTAQQMDMKTYKERSGLTEDDIYEELFKDAKNRLENGVIVDAVLNKEKFDINPAEIDEQYEKLGKQFGIDGKTLKEAKLISEEQVKEQLIHDKVFAFLYEKNGK; encoded by the coding sequence ATGAAATTTAAAGCAGAAAAAATCCTGGCAAAAGGGATTGGAAAATGAACTGTAACAATTGATGGAAAAGAATGAACAGACTATGTTAAAAAAGCTGAACAGAAAGCCGCTAATGAATTAGAAATTCCTGGTTTTCGAAAAGGAAAAGTGCCAGCTGATTTAATTAAAAAGCATTTAACAGAAGCAAAAATTTTAAACAGTGCGCACCGCTTAGTTGTAAATAAAGCTTATGAATTTGCCTTTGACCAAAAATCAGATGTTCAACCATTTTCTTCACCAGTTCCAACTGTTAAAAAATTAAGTAAAGAAGAATATATTTTAGAATTAGACTTTGATTTAAAACCAGAAATTACAATTAATCGTTATACAGGGTTTGATGATATTAAAAAAGAAAAAGTTGTTGCTAAAAAAGAAGATATTGATCGTAGTATTGACCAATTACGTGATCGCTTTGCGATTCATAAACCAAAAGATAGCGGAATTGAAAAAGGTGATACTGTAATCTTTGATTTTGAAGGTTTTGTTAATAATGTCCCATTTAAAGGTGGTAAAGCAACAGATTTTACCTTAGAAATTGGTAGTGGTCAATTTATTCCTGGTTTTGAAGATGGCATGATTGGTTTTAAAAGTGGTGAAGAACAGGAAGTTAACGTAACATTCCCTGCCGATTACCATGTTGAAGAATTAAAAGGCCAACCAGCAGTATTTAAATTAAAAATTAAAGAAGTGAAATCAAAAGAATTGCCAGAATTAAATGATGATTTAGCAAAAGATATTAATCTAAAAGGAATTGATACTTTAGCAAAATTACGTGAACATGTGGAAAATAACATTAAAGAACAATTACAAAAACAAGAATATGACCGTTTTATTGGTTTACTATTCCGTGAAATTGTTAAAGATTCAAATATTTTAATTCCTGAATCAATTATTAAAAAAGAAGCTAACCAGTTAAAAAATGAATTTAAACAAAAATTAACAGCGCAACAAATGGATATGAAAACATACAAAGAACGTTCAGGATTAACAGAAGACGATATTTATGAAGAATTATTCAAAGATGCGAAAAATCGTTTAGAAAATGGGGTTATTGTTGATGCGGTTTTAAATAAGGAAAAATTTGATATTAATCCTGCTGAAATTGATGAACAATATGAAAAATTAGGAAAACAATTTGGAATTGATGGAAAAACTTTAAAAGAAGCGAAATTAATTTCCGAAGAACAAGTAAAAGAACAATTAATTCATGATAAAGTGTTTGCCTTTTTATACGAAAAAAATGGGAAATAA
- a CDS encoding dihydrofolate reductase: MIKLLWAMDENRLIGAGNKLPWHLKEELAHFKATTLGKTILFGRKTYEGIGKKLPDRKIFLLTHQEDYKIDDVDVEVINNFDNIIEKYSKNPTNEILICGGKKVYEDFLPYADMLIISEIKGHYVGDTYFPGFDITAFQQISEVVKPGFIIKEYIRKEEN, encoded by the coding sequence ATGATTAAACTATTATGAGCAATGGATGAAAATCGTTTAATTGGGGCGGGTAATAAATTACCATGACATTTAAAAGAAGAGTTAGCCCATTTTAAAGCAACAACTTTGGGAAAAACAATTTTGTTTGGTCGTAAAACCTATGAGGGGATCGGTAAAAAACTACCTGATCGTAAGATCTTTTTATTAACCCATCAAGAAGATTATAAAATTGATGACGTTGATGTTGAAGTTATCAATAATTTTGATAATATTATAGAGAAATATAGTAAAAATCCAACAAATGAAATTTTAATTTGTGGGGGCAAAAAAGTCTATGAAGATTTTTTACCCTATGCAGATATGCTAATTATCTCAGAAATTAAAGGGCATTATGTTGGAGATACCTATTTTCCTGGCTTTGATATAACCGCTTTTCAACAAATAAGTGAAGTTGTTAAACCCGGTTTTATTATAAAAGAATATATTAGGAAGGAAGAAAATTAG
- a CDS encoding lysophospholipid acyltransferase family protein, with amino-acid sequence MINGWKVFLTLPRFLRTLTKSKSMAKKVKRDPNLVTEEYRYHWLQKRCRYFLWLFDIKLIVHNRDNWIDKGCLMVANHQSNIDPGILFSLNDFSKTAPCAFIAKLELQNDKTFKRFLTLIDVLFLDRKNPRQALEVMQEANELIRIPRTMVIFPEGTRSHSEEMGEFQAGSFKIAQKAHVPIIPVSIVNSYRVLNKKAKKRGRKYVHIVFHKPIKPDTFMTKPTDLIANNVKQIIQKGLDQFANVDDKKAYHEYKKELKKKS; translated from the coding sequence ATGATTAATGGCTGAAAAGTCTTTCTAACTTTACCGCGCTTTTTAAGAACTTTGACAAAATCAAAAAGTATGGCGAAAAAAGTAAAGCGAGACCCCAATTTAGTAACAGAAGAATATCGCTATCATTGATTACAAAAAAGATGTCGTTATTTTTTATGACTTTTTGATATTAAATTAATTGTTCACAATCGTGATAATTGAATTGATAAAGGATGTTTAATGGTTGCAAACCACCAATCAAACATTGACCCGGGAATTTTATTTAGTTTAAATGATTTTAGTAAAACAGCACCATGTGCTTTTATTGCCAAATTGGAATTACAAAATGATAAAACTTTTAAACGTTTTTTAACATTAATTGATGTTTTATTTTTAGATCGTAAAAATCCTCGTCAAGCATTAGAAGTTATGCAAGAAGCAAATGAATTAATTCGCATTCCCCGCACAATGGTGATTTTTCCTGAGGGGACTCGTAGTCACTCAGAAGAAATGGGGGAATTTCAAGCGGGAAGTTTTAAAATTGCCCAAAAAGCTCATGTTCCAATTATTCCTGTATCAATCGTAAATTCATATCGTGTTTTAAATAAAAAGGCAAAAAAAAGAGGTCGCAAATATGTTCATATTGTTTTCCACAAACCAATTAAACCAGATACGTTTATGACAAAACCAACTGACTTAATTGCTAATAATGTTAAACAAATCATTCAAAAAGGCCTTGATCAATTTGCTAATGTGGATGATAAAAAAGCATACCATGAATATAAAAAAGAATTAAAGAAAAAAAGTTAG
- a CDS encoding pseudouridine synthase — protein MERLQKVIANSGYCSRRKAEELIAAGKVTVNGVVISELGTKVGPHDKIAINNKPLQNINREKVYIMLNKPRNCVSTMSDPQHRRTVLSYIQGIPQRIYPVGRLDYDTSGLLLLTNDGEFANIITHPSHVVNKTYHVLINGAISKTELQQLARGVEIEPGIISSPATAKLLNYADKTNNAVISLTIHEGKKHQVKRMIAAVGKEVLKLKRVAISFLELDETLRPGEWRHLKPKEVKRFFGVGVIAKQKNN, from the coding sequence ATGGAACGTTTACAAAAAGTTATTGCCAATTCCGGTTATTGTTCGCGCCGAAAAGCGGAAGAGTTAATTGCCGCTGGAAAAGTAACAGTTAATGGGGTTGTGATTAGTGAGTTAGGAACAAAAGTTGGACCCCACGATAAAATTGCAATTAATAATAAACCATTGCAAAATATTAATCGCGAAAAAGTTTATATTATGTTAAATAAACCCCGAAATTGTGTGTCAACAATGTCTGACCCCCAACATCGCCGAACAGTATTAAGCTATATTCAAGGAATTCCCCAACGAATTTATCCTGTTGGGCGATTAGACTATGATACTAGTGGGTTATTATTATTAACAAATGATGGGGAATTTGCAAATATTATTACTCATCCTAGTCATGTTGTTAATAAAACATACCATGTTTTAATTAATGGGGCCATTAGTAAAACAGAGTTACAACAATTAGCCCGAGGAGTTGAAATTGAACCAGGGATTATTTCTAGTCCGGCAACAGCAAAATTACTAAATTATGCTGACAAAACAAATAATGCTGTGATTAGTTTAACAATTCATGAAGGAAAAAAACACCAAGTTAAAAGGATGATTGCAGCGGTTGGTAAAGAAGTTTTAAAATTAAAACGTGTCGCAATTTCCTTTTTAGAATTAGATGAAACACTTCGTCCGGGGGAATGAAGACATTTAAAACCAAAAGAAGTTAAACGCTTTTTTGGTGTAGGTGTGATAGCAAAACAGAAAAACAATTAA
- a CDS encoding inorganic diphosphatase, with product MKKDNIVPVIIEIPKGSANKYEYDSKTGRIILDRVLYGANFYPGEYGFIENTLDWDGDPLDVISLITYPTVPGCQINIRVLGTINMIDNGEIDTKLIGVVNDDPRFNHIETLDDIPQHLKDEIENFFLQYKALQKKEVRINGWSGLDQALKEIKECQERYLEYKTILETEGKEKVMAIWKEKGLGQA from the coding sequence ATGAAAAAAGATAACATCGTACCCGTTATTATTGAAATTCCCAAGGGTAGTGCCAACAAATATGAATATGATAGTAAAACTGGTCGTATCATCTTAGATCGTGTCTTATATGGGGCTAATTTTTATCCAGGTGAGTATGGATTTATTGAAAATACCTTAGACTGAGATGGGGACCCATTAGATGTCATTTCATTAATTACTTATCCAACTGTCCCAGGTTGTCAAATTAATATTCGTGTGTTAGGAACAATTAATATGATTGATAATGGTGAAATTGATACTAAGTTAATTGGGGTTGTTAATGATGATCCCCGTTTTAATCATATTGAAACACTAGATGATATTCCGCAACACTTAAAAGATGAAATTGAAAACTTCTTTTTACAATATAAAGCTTTACAAAAAAAAGAAGTTCGTATCAATGGTTGAAGTGGTTTAGACCAAGCTTTAAAAGAAATTAAGGAATGTCAAGAACGTTATTTAGAATATAAAACAATTTTAGAAACAGAAGGCAAAGAAAAAGTAATGGCAATTTGAAAAGAAAAAGGACTTGGCCAAGCTTAA
- a CDS encoding deoxynucleoside kinase, translating to MKITLAGVVGVGKSTISQMLGAKHNYLVMDEPVEENPYLDAYYQDPKAMAFKMQVYMVMARSKQLKQAKITPNIIFDRSILEDAIFVDVLYELGYMDEVDYKVYMEFYNIVVLESLYLDDQIKPDLVVYLQVDPSIAIERIKKRGRASEQTVDEAYWILLNKKYEEWYQKIKDKFNVLVINANTKTPAEIVSLIEKEIK from the coding sequence ATGAAAATTACGTTAGCCGGAGTTGTTGGAGTAGGGAAATCAACAATTAGCCAAATGCTAGGAGCAAAACATAATTATCTTGTGATGGATGAACCAGTTGAAGAAAATCCTTATCTAGATGCATATTATCAAGACCCGAAAGCAATGGCCTTTAAAATGCAAGTATATATGGTAATGGCTCGTAGTAAGCAATTAAAACAAGCCAAAATTACCCCTAATATTATTTTTGACCGTAGTATTTTAGAGGATGCAATTTTTGTCGATGTCCTTTATGAACTAGGTTATATGGACGAAGTTGATTATAAAGTCTATATGGAATTTTATAATATTGTTGTATTAGAAAGTTTATATTTAGATGACCAAATTAAACCAGATTTAGTTGTTTATTTACAAGTTGATCCGAGCATTGCGATTGAACGGATTAAAAAAAGAGGACGTGCCAGTGAACAAACTGTTGATGAGGCATACTGAATTTTATTAAACAAAAAATATGAAGAATGATATCAAAAAATTAAAGATAAATTTAATGTTTTAGTTATTAATGCAAATACAAAAACTCCCGCCGAAATTGTTAGTTTAATTGAAAAAGAAATAAAATAA
- a CDS encoding ECF transporter S component, which translates to MRQKYQQIFKLNSKKIVSLAVIVALYVLLSWISKLINLSIFPSAPFLKIELTDFIFLMALKIIGLFYTLFITVVVSWLRILYLGDSPIDVFALMLADLVFIILFWGLIFLFNKIIKNQKNSKKIEYLTLSCALVLATVAVSFVMAFFNWLFILPMYGAFMNYPPEVITWFKGILIPILVPFNLIKFGINGIFFVMIYRAVVIIAEQYHHRQFNRTGKTFPVYSIPDFSEELYC; encoded by the coding sequence ATGCGCCAAAAATATCAGCAAATTTTTAAACTTAATAGCAAAAAAATTGTTAGTTTAGCCGTTATTGTTGCGCTATATGTTTTATTATCATGAATCAGTAAACTAATTAATTTGTCAATTTTTCCATCAGCGCCATTTTTAAAAATTGAATTAACAGATTTTATTTTTTTAATGGCTCTAAAAATTATTGGTTTATTTTATACCTTATTTATTACTGTTGTTGTTTCGTGATTGCGAATCCTATATTTGGGGGATTCACCAATTGATGTTTTTGCCCTAATGCTAGCGGATCTGGTTTTTATTATTTTATTTTGAGGATTAATATTTTTATTTAATAAAATAATTAAGAATCAAAAAAATAGCAAAAAAATCGAGTATTTAACATTAAGTTGTGCTTTAGTTTTAGCAACAGTTGCAGTTAGTTTTGTAATGGCCTTTTTTAACTGATTATTTATCTTACCAATGTATGGAGCCTTTATGAATTATCCTCCCGAAGTAATTACTTGGTTCAAAGGCATCTTGATTCCGATTTTAGTACCATTTAATTTAATTAAATTTGGAATCAATGGCATCTTTTTTGTAATGATTTATCGTGCAGTTGTTATTATTGCTGAACAATATCACCATCGCCAATTTAACCGAACAGGAAAAACGTTTCCCGTTTATTCAATTCCTGACTTTTCCGAAGAGTTATACTGCTAA
- a CDS encoding DUF3196 family protein — protein MEQDNYYDELLSTIKTLIAQGEYHRAQEKINDELRMPYVPAFVEKELKTLGKIITVQINDGKRIDNVWTPAKITAVLTQPLLSVDEFLMVVPVLQAQNLRNFLPIISELLVNPTVGDPIKVRLLFLLQEQEITTPIKVIKKKQTFTITPDTLKWPYDDDNHQKFLKLFDEIVYNDNPSLYHLCLNLLEAYYLYRFPDSLAPSEIPVLTTAIITQANKMLGVDYDHHKLVNRFAINPQLVIDQVKVLNEIDF, from the coding sequence ATGGAACAAGATAATTACTATGATGAATTATTATCAACAATTAAAACGTTAATTGCGCAGGGAGAATATCATAGGGCCCAAGAGAAAATTAATGATGAATTAAGAATGCCCTATGTTCCCGCTTTCGTTGAAAAAGAATTAAAAACGTTAGGAAAAATAATTACGGTTCAAATAAACGATGGTAAGAGAATTGATAACGTTTGAACACCAGCTAAGATTACGGCAGTTTTGACCCAACCTTTATTATCAGTTGATGAATTTTTAATGGTTGTGCCAGTTTTACAAGCTCAAAATTTACGCAATTTCTTACCAATAATTAGCGAGCTATTGGTTAATCCAACTGTTGGAGATCCAATTAAAGTTCGGTTATTATTTTTGTTACAAGAACAAGAAATCACAACCCCAATAAAAGTTATCAAAAAAAAGCAAACCTTTACAATTACTCCAGATACCTTAAAATGACCTTACGATGATGATAATCATCAAAAATTCCTAAAATTATTTGATGAAATAGTTTACAATGATAATCCTAGTTTATACCACTTGTGTTTAAACCTATTAGAAGCCTATTATTTATATCGTTTCCCTGATTCATTAGCCCCAAGTGAGATTCCGGTTTTAACAACGGCGATTATTACCCAAGCTAATAAAATGCTAGGGGTTGATTATGATCATCACAAATTAGTTAATCGCTTTGCTATTAATCCCCAGTTAGTTATTGACCAGGTTAAAGTTCTTAACGAAATTGATTTTTAG
- the thyA gene encoding thymidylate synthase: MKQYLKMVEFVLANGQEKADRTATGTISYFGYQMRFNLNEGFPLLTTKKIHFKSVVHELLWFIAGDTNIKYLVDNDVRIWNEWPYEKFKKSQEYNNETLAEFVEKIKTDGEFAKRHGDLGPVYGKQWRNFNGVDQLAQLIENLKTNPFSRRHIISAWNPAEINEMALPPCHTLMQFYVSEDKKLSCQLYQRSADVFLGVPFNIASYALLTYLIAQVTGLEPGDFVHSIGDCHIYQNHLDQVNEQLTRTPRSLPTLKLNQNITSLFDFKYEDISLENYDPAPLIKGAVAV, from the coding sequence ATGAAACAATATTTGAAAATGGTCGAATTTGTTTTAGCAAATGGCCAAGAAAAAGCAGATCGAACTGCAACAGGAACAATTTCATATTTTGGTTATCAGATGCGTTTTAACTTGAATGAGGGGTTTCCGTTATTAACAACAAAGAAAATTCACTTTAAGTCAGTCGTTCACGAATTATTATGGTTTATTGCTGGGGATACTAACATTAAATATTTAGTTGATAATGATGTTCGGATTTGAAATGAATGACCATATGAAAAATTTAAAAAATCACAAGAATATAATAATGAAACATTAGCTGAATTTGTTGAAAAAATTAAAACTGATGGTGAATTTGCGAAACGCCATGGTGATTTAGGGCCAGTTTATGGTAAGCAATGACGTAATTTTAATGGTGTTGATCAATTAGCACAATTAATTGAAAATCTTAAAACGAATCCGTTTTCTCGCCGCCATATTATTAGCGCCTGGAATCCGGCGGAAATTAATGAGATGGCTTTACCACCATGTCATACATTAATGCAATTTTATGTGTCAGAAGATAAAAAACTAAGTTGTCAATTATATCAACGTAGTGCTGATGTTTTTTTAGGAGTTCCATTTAATATTGCCAGTTATGCTTTATTAACATATTTAATTGCGCAAGTAACAGGCTTAGAACCTGGTGATTTTGTCCACAGTATTGGTGATTGTCACATTTATCAAAATCATTTAGACCAAGTAAATGAACAATTAACCCGAACACCGCGCTCCTTACCAACCTTAAAATTAAATCAGAACATTACTTCGTTGTTTGATTTTAAATATGAGGATATTAGTTTAGAAAACTATGATCCAGCCCCTTTAATTAAAGGAGCTGTTGCTGTCTAA
- the scpB gene encoding SMC-Scp complex subunit ScpB: MNNAEKIALLEGLLFLVGDEGIMLDEICEVLELEPQEVTLLLTELEEEYQNNTRRGFIITKFAKKYRLTTKKEYYSFYLKLANNKFESKLSQAALETLAIIAYRGPISKPEIEDLRGVNSDNVIHKLKARELIKEVGKSEIAGKPMNYQVTEEFLKVFKLSSLSELPELQEAKLEDDEELFK, from the coding sequence ATGAATAATGCAGAAAAAATCGCTTTATTAGAAGGATTATTATTTTTAGTCGGCGATGAAGGAATTATGTTGGATGAAATTTGTGAAGTTTTAGAGTTAGAACCCCAGGAAGTAACATTATTATTAACTGAGTTAGAAGAAGAATATCAAAATAATACTCGCCGCGGTTTTATTATTACCAAATTTGCAAAAAAATACCGGTTAACAACCAAAAAAGAATATTATAGTTTTTACTTAAAATTAGCCAATAATAAATTTGAAAGTAAACTATCCCAAGCAGCTTTAGAAACCTTGGCGATAATTGCCTATCGAGGACCAATTTCGAAACCAGAAATTGAAGATTTACGAGGAGTTAATTCCGATAATGTTATTCATAAATTAAAAGCCCGGGAATTAATTAAAGAAGTTGGTAAAAGTGAAATTGCTGGAAAACCAATGAACTATCAAGTAACGGAAGAATTTTTAAAGGTCTTTAAATTATCATCGTTATCAGAGTTACCAGAATTGCAAGAAGCAAAATTAGAAGATGATGAGGAGTTATTTAAATAA